A region from the Populus trichocarpa isolate Nisqually-1 chromosome 18, P.trichocarpa_v4.1, whole genome shotgun sequence genome encodes:
- the LOC112324948 gene encoding uncharacterized protein LOC112324948 — translation MLCSDGEKKLSFCRSIKDGDLVIVYEKRDVMKAVKVCETSVLQNRFGVFKHSDWIGKPFGSKVLSNKGGFVYLLAPTPELWTLVLSHRTQILYIADISFLITYLEIVPGSLVLESGTGSGSLTTSLARAVAPTGHVYTFDFHQQRAASAREDFQSTGVGSLVTVGARDIQGEGFPDEYSGLADSVFLDLPQPWLAILSAGKMLKQDGTLCSFSPCIEQVQRTCEALKSNFRDIRTFEVLLRTFEVHEGKMDSCQGDEGVSVGSPPYKRRQRSSEGSIVQDSSSSPTIKARPCADARGHTGYLTFSRLKCLS, via the exons atgttgtGTAGTGATGGGGAAAAAAAGTTATCCTTTTGTAGATCAATTAAAGATGGAGATTTAGTTATTGTGTACGAGAAGAGAGATGTGATGAAAGCAGTGAAAGTATGTGAGACATCAGTGCTTCAAAAccgttttggtgtttttaaacaTTCGGATTGGATTGGAAAGCCTTTTGGGTCCAAGGTTTTAAGTAATAAAGGAGGTTTTGTTTACTTATTAGCTCCAACTCCTGAATTATGGACTCTGGTTTTAAGCCACAGGACTCAGATTCTGTATATTGCTGATATTTCTTTTCTCATTACCTACTTGGAAATTGTTCCTGGTTCTTTGGTGCTCGAGTCTGGAACTGGCAGTGGATCTTTAACCACTTCTCTTGCTAGGGCTGTAGCTCCTACAGGACACGTATATACTTTTGATTTCCATCAACAAAGGGCTGCCTCTGCCAG ggAAGATTTTCAAAGCACAGGAGTAGGCAGTTTAGTTACAGTGGGAGCAAGAGATATCCAAGGCGAGGGATTTCCAGATGAGTATTCTGGGTTGGCTGATTCCGTATTTCTGGACCTACCCCAACCATGGCTGGCCATTCTGTCAGCTGGGAAAATGTTGAAACAAGATGGGACTTTGTGCTCTTTTTCACCTTGCATTGAGCAAGTACAACGCACATGTGAAGCTCTAAAATCAAACTTTAGAG ATATAAGGACATTTGAGGTTCTCCTTCGGACATTTGAAGTTCACGAAGGGAAAATGGATAGTTGCCAGGGCGATGAAGGTGTTTCTGTTGGGTCTCCTCCGTACAAGAGGAGACAACGGTCAAGTGAAGGAAGCATTGTGCAGGACAGCTCAAGTTCTCCTACAATCAAGGCCAGGCCATGTGCTGATGCCAGGGGTCACACTGGCTATTTGACATTTTCAAGACTCAAATGTCTCTCATGA